In the genome of Pseudomonadota bacterium, the window GTTGAAGAAAATTATAATCTTAATCTATGCGGTACTCCTTCCATCTTCTCGTGGTCAACTCGTCATCTTCTTTGGAAATAGTGACCGATGACGGAGGATATACGTCGTTACCCCATTCAGGAACCTTATCGTAATCCCAGTTCCTTGTTGCATCAATAAGCACTCTTGCCCATTTTCCTGTCCCAAACTTGATTTCATTTCTATCCCTTATTCTGGTGCTTGGGTCTAATACAGCTCCAAAACTTCCCGGAAAAATGACAATATCATTTTCTTCTGCGTTTACCCTGTATGAAATTGCTTCTTCAACAGATCTTTTATTCCAGATATCAATATCGTCTTCAACAACAATGACAAACTTAAACAAGTATTGTGCTCCAGAGGATCCCCATAATGCAGCTGCTACCTGTTTTGCATGCCCTCTGAACATTTTTTTGATTTTGACAATTGTTATTGGAACTGCGCTAATTTCGAGAACTCCCGGCACACCCTGGGATTCGAGGATATTCTTGGCAACAGCAGAGAGGCTCACAACGAGAATGGAGCTATCTTCGTTAGGATTCAGATAATTCATTCCCTCAAGCGTTCCGCGAAAGATAGGATCATTTCTGTGTGTAATACATGAAACCTTGACAAATGGTCTTTTTGCAGACTCACCATAATATCCCGTATACTCGCCGAATGGTCCTTCCATTTTATAATCCTTTGGATCAGGTGAAATATAGCCTTCCACAACCATTTCAGCATCAGCCGGTACTTCTAAGTCTACAGTTTCGCATTTGACAAGTTTCACCGGCTCTTTGAGTAGACCGCCGGCAACCTTATACTCATCCAGATCCCTTGGTAAGGGGGTAGCTGCCGCAAAAACTATCGATTCGTCGCACCCGTACACAACAGCAACGGGCATTGGCTTTTTTAATGCCTGATATTTCGAATAATGGACACCCCAGCCCTGACCTCTTACCAACAAAACCCCTATCTCATCTTTATCAACGATCATTCCTCGATACAATCCCACATTGTTTATTCCTGTTTCTGGGTCCTTTGTTATAATTCCACACCATGTGTTGATGTATCTTCCGCCATCAAGGTGGTGCCATTTGGGCACTGGGAATTTATTGAGGTCTATTTTTGATTTAATGATATTTTGCTTTACAGGTCCTTTTTTCACAAATTGTGGTTCGATTGGATTCTTAAAACGCTCCCTTACAACTTCCACCAAGTCTTCCATCTTTATATCTTTTGGAAGATCCAGCATCAACGCAATCCTACTCTTTGATGCAAGCCCGCCAATAAAAAGTTTTGTACAAATCCCATCTTTGTAACCCTTTATATTTTCAAAAAGTAGTGCGGGTCCTCGTTTGGAAAAGACTTTTCTTGTAATTGCACCGATTTCACCTTGCCAATCCACTTCCGTACTTATACGTTTCAGTTCTCCTTCAGATTCAAGTATTGCTATCCATTCTCTTAAATTTTTGTATCCCATTGCTTACCTCCTTAAAATTATTGTCCTTAAAATTATCGACTTATTCCCTATATATCAAAAATAGTCAATTTTTAACAACTATCGTGTTTTACGATATAAAATGCATTATTTGTGCCATAAATTTAAGCATCCATATTTATGAAATTTCATGCAGTGATGTGTGTTGATCAAAGAATAAATTTGCAGTAATAAAATAATTGTAACAGAATCAGGTGGTTAGATAATGCAGCAGCTGTGTTTCATTGTAAGCAATATGCAAACCACGTATGAATTTTAAAATTGAAGATTACATAACTGTCTGTTAAAATATACATGTCTGTATTGTAGGACACATTAAGTGAATTGAGAGGTATTATATGGAAGAGAAAAAAATTTTGTTGGATATATTAGGCAAATATGGACATACACCAGTTATTGCATGTGCTTTAAAATTTATTTTCAGAAATCCATATGAAACTCTCATTGTAACAGATAGAAATGCCAGGATCGAATTTATGGACAGGGGTTCAGAAAAGTTTTTCGGACTTTCACAGGGCGATGCAAGAGGGACAGATATCCGAGAGCTTTTCCCCCACTCAAGCATACCAATAACCCTGGAAAACGGCATACCCATAGTAGGAAGAATATTTGAAGTAAAAGACAAGAAGGGAATTGGAACTGTATATCCAATCATTAAAGAGGAAAAAATAATAGGCGCTCTTGCGAGATTGACATTTTATTCACTGGAGGTGGTGGATAGAATAAATAGCGAAATGAATAGGTTAAGAAGAAAGGTGAGCTATTTTGAGGAGAAACAACAGGGCGAATATAGCGCATTATATACTTTT includes:
- a CDS encoding UbiD family decarboxylase, producing the protein MGYKNLREWIAILESEGELKRISTEVDWQGEIGAITRKVFSKRGPALLFENIKGYKDGICTKLFIGGLASKSRIALMLDLPKDIKMEDLVEVVRERFKNPIEPQFVKKGPVKQNIIKSKIDLNKFPVPKWHHLDGGRYINTWCGIITKDPETGINNVGLYRGMIVDKDEIGVLLVRGQGWGVHYSKYQALKKPMPVAVVYGCDESIVFAAATPLPRDLDEYKVAGGLLKEPVKLVKCETVDLEVPADAEMVVEGYISPDPKDYKMEGPFGEYTGYYGESAKRPFVKVSCITHRNDPIFRGTLEGMNYLNPNEDSSILVVSLSAVAKNILESQGVPGVLEISAVPITIVKIKKMFRGHAKQVAAALWGSSGAQYLFKFVIVVEDDIDIWNKRSVEEAISYRVNAEENDIVIFPGSFGAVLDPSTRIRDRNEIKFGTGKWARVLIDATRNWDYDKVPEWGNDVYPPSSVTISKEDDELTTRRWKEYRID